A stretch of DNA from Bacillus sp. FJAT-45350:
AATGCTTCGGACTTATTCTGAGGAGAAAATTATTTTTTCAATATAAAGTCTCTCATATCGTGAAAGACCTTAGCTCTGTAAAGTGTTCGAAGGAAAACGAGAAAGGCAGGTCCTAACATTAATCCTAAAAGTCCAAATAGTTGAAAGCCAACAAAAAGAGCTAGTAGCATTGCTAAGGGGTCTACACCAATATTTTGAGATAATATCTTAGGCTCCATTACTTGTCTTTGGATGACAACGATGCCGTATAAAATCGATAACCCAATTGTCAGTGTATGCTGTTCTGCAAAAAACGTATAAATAATCCAAGGTATAAAGATTAAGCCAGTCCCTAAATAGGGAATTAAATCAACAACCGCAATACTAATAGCAATTGTAATTGGATAATCTACACCTATGATTAGCAATCCACTAAGTACGATGACACAAGTGATTGAAATGAGTGTAAGTTGTGCAAACATATAGCCAAACATAGCTCTCTTTAAATCATGCATCACACGTGAAATACTTGTAGCTACTTTTTCAGGAGTTACTTTAATTAAATAACCTCTTAGACGATACCAATCTTTACTAATAAAAAACGTCGCCATAAAGGAAAAGATAATCACTGTTGCAAGGTTCGGCAAGGAAAGCAATAAATCTGAAAGGCCATTAAATAAATGTTGGATCCCTGTACCGATGTTAGAAGCTAATTGTGAGCTGAACGTTTGAACATAATTCATAATAGTCGATTGTTGCTCTACTTCAAGATTGTTAAAAACTCGAATGAACTGTTCATACAATGGCATAAGAGTCGTGATGAAAAACACGTCTAAGTAATTCATGAGTTTTTTTATATGAAGAGGTAGAGTGGTAGCTAAATAATTAGAACCGGAAATCACTTCTGCAATGAGTAGTGTTACTAGAGCTGTTAACACGGTAAAAGCAATTGCTAGTGTCAAAAGAACAGCTATCGCCCGTTTCAGTTTAAATGAGTTTTCTAAAAAGTTCACGATAGGGTTTATTAAAAACGCTAATGCAAGTCCTAATATAAAAGGGTATATAACTGCTGTCACATAATAGGAAGTTAGAATGAGTATACTAATTATGGCAAGCATAAGTGTAATTCTTATAAAAATCATCAGAGCTTCTTTATTCATTTTTCACCTCCTAAGTAATAAGAAAGGACAAACTCCTTAGTATTACTCTATGATGGATGAGAAAAAAGATGAGTTAATAAATTGTTATAATTAACTGTTGTATAATAGTTTTTGAAAACTCTATTCTATTATGAAACATAGATTAATATGATAAAGTATGGTATGATTACAGTAACTAAATGCATATGTGGAAGGAAAGGACTTTTAACTTGATCTCTAGTGCGACAGTGTTTATGTTAATTCTTTTAGCGATCAGTTTACTTGCAAAGAATCAATCCCTTATGGTCGCGGTACTTGTCTTATTGGTTATTAAATGGGTAGGTATTGGAGATAAGTTGTTCCCTTTAATTCAACAAAAAGGAATAAATTGGGGAGTTACTATCATTACAATAGCTGTTCTCGTACCTATTGTTACTGGAGATATCGGTTTAAAACACCTTACTGAAGCAATGAAATCCTCTTATGCTTGGATTGCCCTGGCATCGGGGATTTTAGTTGCGATAATTGCTGCAAATGGGATTGATTTATTACAAAATGACCCGCATATTACAGCTGCACTCGTTTTCGGGACAATATTAGCAGTAGCACTGTTTAACGGTGTAGCCGTAGGTCCGTTAATTGGGGCAGGAATTGCCTATTTATCAATGAGAGTTGTTCAATTTATAAGTTCAATGGGTGGATAAGTAACCATCCAGCACTAATTTTTCTGAAAATTATGAGTAGTTGCATTTTTTCTACTTTAGAATGTTTATTCTTAAAAACGTTCACAAAAGTTTAAAATATGTTTATAATTAAGTTGATTGAAACATCCTTCCTACATAACGTGTCTTTTAGAGAGAAATGTAAGCATTTTCTTTTCTTTTTTGTTGAAATGATATTATTATTATTAATTGGGTAAAGGAGAGGTTGAAATGAGTACAACTAAAGGTCTTGAGGGTATCGTAGCAACTACATCAAGTGTTAGTTCGATTATTGATAGTGTTTTAACGTACCAAGGATACAACATTGATGACTTAGCTGATAATGCTAGCTTTGAAGAGGTTATTTTCTTACTATGGAATGGTCGTCTTCCTAAGCAAGATGAACTAACTGAATTAACAAAGCAATTAGCAGTTAATTCAGAGGTTCCAAAAGAAATCTTTGAACAAATGAAATCGTATCCAAACGATAAGGTTCACCCAATGGCAGCTCTTCGTACAGCTGTTTCTAGCTTAGCGTTATATGATGAAAATGCTGATGAGTTAAATGAAGAGGAAAACAAGAGTAAAGCAATTCGCCTACAAGCGAAAATGCCTACAATTGTAGCTGGTTTCTCTCGCATTCGTGAAGGGAAAGAACCAGTAGCACCTCGCAGTGACTTAGGAGTAGCAGCAAACTTTTTATACATGCTTAATGGTGAAGAGCCGGACGAGATTTCTGTAAATGCAATTGACAAGGCGTTAGTATTACATGCTGACCATGAGTTAAATGCATCTACATTTACTGCTCGCGTCTGTGTGGCTACTTTATCTGATATGTATTCTGGAATCACAGCGGCTATTGGTGCATTAAAAGGACCATTACATGGTGGTGCTAATGAAGCTGTTATGGCAATGCTTATGGATATCGGTGATGTTGACAATGTTGATTCATACATTCGTCGTGCACTGGATAATAAAGTAAAAATCATGGGCTTCGGTCATCGTGTGTACAAAGATGGAGACCCACGTGCAAAACACTTACGTGAAATGTCTAAGCAGTTAACAACAATTACTGGTGAACCTAAGTGGTATGATATGTCTATCAAAATTGATGAGATGGTATCAGGTGAAAAAGGTTTATTACCAAATGTTGATTTCTATTCTGCTAGCGTATACCATAGTTTAGGTATCAAGCATGACCTATTCACACCTATTTTTGCTGTAAGTCGTACATCAGGTTGGTTAGCTCATATTCTAGAACAATATAGCAACAACCGTTTAATCAGACCACGTGCTGAGTATGTTGGTCCTGATAAGCAAGTGTATGTACCAATCGAGCAAAGATAATAATAATTGAGTGCTAAGGAGGGGAAACCCTCCTTGTACATATTTTTCTTATTTATTCATTCTTAGTTAGGGAGGAATTTTAGTATGGCAAATGCAGAAGTTATTAAAGTTAACAATGGAGTACTTGATGTACCCAACAACCCGGTGATTCCTTATATTGAAGGTGACGGAATTGGTCCTGATATTTGGGCAGCTGCTTCACGCGTATTAGATGCTGCAGTAGAAAAAGCATATAATGGTGAGAAGAAAATCGAGTGGAAAGAAATTCTTGTTGGTGAAAAAGCATTTAACCAAACAGGTGAGTGGTTACCAGAAGAATCTTTAGACGCTATCCGCGAATATTTAATCGCAATTAAAGGACCTTTAACTACACCAATCGGTGGAGGAATTCGTTCTTTAAACGTAGCATTACGTCAAAAGCTTGATCTATACACTTGCTTACGTCCTGTACGTTATTTCACTGGTGTTCCATCTCCAGTAAAAAAACCAGAAGATACTGATATGGTTATTTTCCGTGAAAATACTGAAGATATTTATGCTGGTATTGAGTATCAAGAAGGATCTGATGAAGCTAAGAAATTGATCGCTTTCCTTCAAAATGAAATGGGAGTTAAAAACATCCGTTTCCCTGAAACTTCTGGATTAGGAATTAAGCCAATTTCTAAAGAAGGTACTGAGCGTCTTGTTCGTGCTGCTATTCAGTATGCAATTGACAACGGGCGTAAGAGCGTAACTCTTGTTCACAAAGGAAACATCATGAAATTTACTGAAGGTGCTTTCAAGAACTGGGGTTATGAATTAGCAGAGCGTGAGTTTGGCGAAAAAGTATTTACTTGGGCTCAGTATGATGAAATGGTTGAACGTGATGGTAAAGATGCAGCTAACAAAGCACAAGCTGATGCTGAAGCAGCTGGTAAAATCATCATCAAAGATTCAATTGCTGATATCTTCTTACAACAAATCTTAACTCGTCCCAATGAGTTCGATGTAGTTGCTACTATGAACTTAAATGGTGATTATATTTCTGATGCTCTTGCTGCACAAGTTGGTGGTATTGGAATTGCTCCAGGAGCAAACATTAACTATGATACAGGACATGCTATCTTTGAAGCAACTCATGGTACAGCACCAAAGTATGCTGGACTTGATAAAGTAAATCCTTCATCAGTATTACTATCTGGTGAGTTATTACTTCGTCACCTTGGTTGGATTGAAGCTGCTGACCTAATTATGGGTTCAATGGATAAAACGATCGCTAGCAAGGTTGTAACTTATGATTTCGCTCGTCTTATGGACAACGCGACAGAAGTTAAATGTTCAGAATTCGCTGATGAACTAATTAAAAACCTATAATTTTCTAAAACTTGCAGTGGGAGTGGATGAAGGTGGCAATTAAACGTAGAAAAGTATCTGTTATTGGTGGAGGATTCACTGGTGCTACTACAGCATTAATGGTAGCTCAAAAAGAGCTTGGTGACGTAGTACTTGTTGATATTCCACAAATGGAAGGTCCTACTAAAGGTAAAGCGTTAGATATGCTTGAATCAGCACCTATACAAGGCGTCGACTCTACCATCATTGGTACTTCTAGCTATGAGGATACTGCTGGTTCTGATGTTGTTATCATTACAGCAGGTATTGCTCGTAAGCCTGGAATGAGCCGTGATGATTTAGTAAACACAAATGCCGGAATTATGAAGGCTGTAACGAATGAAATCGTTAAACACTCGCCTGATTGTTACATCATCGTACTTACAAACCCTGCAGATGCAATGACGTATACAGTATTCAAGGAGTCTGGATTCCCGAAGAACCGTGTAATCGGACAATCGGGAGTTCTAGATTCTGCTCGTTTCCGTACGTTTGTTGCTCAAGAGCTTAATATATCAGTTGAAGATATAACTGGTTTCGTATTAGGTGGACATGGCGATGACATGGTACCTCTAGTACGCTATTCATATGCTGGAGGAATACCATTAGAAAAGCTAATTCCACAAGAACGTTTAGATGCAATTGTGGAACGTACTCGTAAAGGTGGCGGTGAAATAGTTGGACTTCTTGGAAACGGAAGTGCCTATTATGCGCCAGCAGCTGCCCTAACACAAATGGCTGAAGCTATTCTTAAAGATAAGAAGCGTATTCTTCCAACTATCGCTTACTTAGAAGGAGAATATGGTTACAATGATATCTATGTTGGAGTACCAACAATCCTTGGTGGAGATGGTATTGAAAAAGTAATCGAGCTTGACTTAACTGAGTCAGAAAAAACTGAATTAGCTAAATCTGTAGAATCAGTTCGTAGTGTGATGAGTGCATTACCATAAGACGTATAATAAAGAACAGAGGATGATGAGAAACTCATCCTCTGTTCTTTTCTGTGTTAAGAAACTTATTAATATGGTCTTATAGTATAGACATCTTAGTTTGATATAAATCGTCAACTAAAGCTAATAAAAATGGTTTATTCTTTTCTGTAGGTGATAGACTCTGTATTTCTGTTCAAAGCAATGTGCTATAATAACAAAAAAAGAACTACATATAGTATGTTAGGCTAACTATACGTAGAAATTAGACAAATTGGGGAAAAACATTGTTGTAACCGTTCAAATATTATCTTTGAAAAATTTATTTTCAAAGCAACAATGGAGGATGTTTATGTCTCAAAGGATTTTAGTGGTAGATGACGAAGAATCAATTGTAACCTTAATTCAATTCAATTTAGAACAGGCAGGCTATGACGTAACAACAGCAATGGATGGAGTTACTGCTTTGAACTTGGCTCAAACGAAAGGCTTTGACTTAATTGTGTTAGATTTAATGATTCCAGAAATGGATGGATTAGATGTATGTAAACAATTGCGTTTAAACAAAGTCATGACTCCTATATTAATGTTAACAGCTAAGGATGAAGAGTTTGACAAAGTACTAGGTCTAGAGCTAGGTGCAGATGATTATATGACTAAACCATTTAGTCCAAGAGAAGTAGTTGCTAGAATTCGAGCTATATTACGCCGAGTTGGACAAGCTCAACAAGTAGATAAAGAAAAAGAAATTACAAGCTCATTACTTCAAATAGGGGAAGTAATAATTCATGCTGATAACTATGAAGTATTGTATAAAAATCAAGCCCTTGATTTAACACCAAAGGAATTTGAGTTGCTTCTTTATCTAGCGAATCATAAAGGGAGAGTATTAACTAGGGACCAACTATTAAATGCTGTTTGGAATTATGAATTTGTTGGTGATACAAGAATAGTTGATGTTCATATAAGCCATCTTCGAGAAAAAATAGAACCGAATACAAGAAAGCCTATTTA
This window harbors:
- the mdh gene encoding malate dehydrogenase, whose protein sequence is MAIKRRKVSVIGGGFTGATTALMVAQKELGDVVLVDIPQMEGPTKGKALDMLESAPIQGVDSTIIGTSSYEDTAGSDVVIITAGIARKPGMSRDDLVNTNAGIMKAVTNEIVKHSPDCYIIVLTNPADAMTYTVFKESGFPKNRVIGQSGVLDSARFRTFVAQELNISVEDITGFVLGGHGDDMVPLVRYSYAGGIPLEKLIPQERLDAIVERTRKGGGEIVGLLGNGSAYYAPAAALTQMAEAILKDKKRILPTIAYLEGEYGYNDIYVGVPTILGGDGIEKVIELDLTESEKTELAKSVESVRSVMSALP
- the citZ gene encoding citrate synthase, whose amino-acid sequence is MSTTKGLEGIVATTSSVSSIIDSVLTYQGYNIDDLADNASFEEVIFLLWNGRLPKQDELTELTKQLAVNSEVPKEIFEQMKSYPNDKVHPMAALRTAVSSLALYDENADELNEEENKSKAIRLQAKMPTIVAGFSRIREGKEPVAPRSDLGVAANFLYMLNGEEPDEISVNAIDKALVLHADHELNASTFTARVCVATLSDMYSGITAAIGALKGPLHGGANEAVMAMLMDIGDVDNVDSYIRRALDNKVKIMGFGHRVYKDGDPRAKHLREMSKQLTTITGEPKWYDMSIKIDEMVSGEKGLLPNVDFYSASVYHSLGIKHDLFTPIFAVSRTSGWLAHILEQYSNNRLIRPRAEYVGPDKQVYVPIEQR
- the icd gene encoding NADP-dependent isocitrate dehydrogenase, producing MANAEVIKVNNGVLDVPNNPVIPYIEGDGIGPDIWAAASRVLDAAVEKAYNGEKKIEWKEILVGEKAFNQTGEWLPEESLDAIREYLIAIKGPLTTPIGGGIRSLNVALRQKLDLYTCLRPVRYFTGVPSPVKKPEDTDMVIFRENTEDIYAGIEYQEGSDEAKKLIAFLQNEMGVKNIRFPETSGLGIKPISKEGTERLVRAAIQYAIDNGRKSVTLVHKGNIMKFTEGAFKNWGYELAEREFGEKVFTWAQYDEMVERDGKDAANKAQADAEAAGKIIIKDSIADIFLQQILTRPNEFDVVATMNLNGDYISDALAAQVGGIGIAPGANINYDTGHAIFEATHGTAPKYAGLDKVNPSSVLLSGELLLRHLGWIEAADLIMGSMDKTIASKVVTYDFARLMDNATEVKCSEFADELIKNL
- a CDS encoding DUF441 domain-containing protein; translated protein: MWKERTFNLISSATVFMLILLAISLLAKNQSLMVAVLVLLVIKWVGIGDKLFPLIQQKGINWGVTIITIAVLVPIVTGDIGLKHLTEAMKSSYAWIALASGILVAIIAANGIDLLQNDPHITAALVFGTILAVALFNGVAVGPLIGAGIAYLSMRVVQFISSMGG
- a CDS encoding response regulator transcription factor; amino-acid sequence: MSQRILVVDDEESIVTLIQFNLEQAGYDVTTAMDGVTALNLAQTKGFDLIVLDLMIPEMDGLDVCKQLRLNKVMTPILMLTAKDEEFDKVLGLELGADDYMTKPFSPREVVARIRAILRRVGQAQQVDKEKEITSSLLQIGEVIIHADNYEVLYKNQALDLTPKEFELLLYLANHKGRVLTRDQLLNAVWNYEFVGDTRIVDVHISHLREKIEPNTRKPIYIKTVRGLGYKLEEPNLDV
- the ytvI gene encoding sporulation integral membrane protein YtvI codes for the protein MNKEALMIFIRITLMLAIISILILTSYYVTAVIYPFILGLALAFLINPIVNFLENSFKLKRAIAVLLTLAIAFTVLTALVTLLIAEVISGSNYLATTLPLHIKKLMNYLDVFFITTLMPLYEQFIRVFNNLEVEQQSTIMNYVQTFSSQLASNIGTGIQHLFNGLSDLLLSLPNLATVIIFSFMATFFISKDWYRLRGYLIKVTPEKVATSISRVMHDLKRAMFGYMFAQLTLISITCVIVLSGLLIIGVDYPITIAISIAVVDLIPYLGTGLIFIPWIIYTFFAEQHTLTIGLSILYGIVVIQRQVMEPKILSQNIGVDPLAMLLALFVGFQLFGLLGLMLGPAFLVFLRTLYRAKVFHDMRDFILKK